The proteins below are encoded in one region of Pacificitalea manganoxidans:
- a CDS encoding phage tail tape measure protein has protein sequence MDEIDTAQDDLDALAGSLDGAGRMAVLFERELQRMQVSLGQTQGGVAQLSGTIGRGLRRSFDGLVLDGMKLSEAMRGVARSIADAAYSAALKPVQAQMGSLIAGGIEGMVSGVLPFAKGGSFAQGRVMPFAQGGVVTGPVAFPMRGGAGLMGEAGPEAIMPLRRGADGRLGVSAEGGSAARAVSVQIHVSTPDVAGFRRSQSQIAAEMGRALSRGARNR, from the coding sequence ATGGATGAGATCGACACGGCGCAGGACGATCTGGACGCGCTGGCCGGGAGCCTCGACGGGGCGGGGCGGATGGCGGTGCTGTTCGAGCGCGAGTTGCAGCGGATGCAGGTGTCGCTGGGTCAGACGCAGGGCGGGGTGGCGCAGCTGTCGGGCACGATCGGGCGCGGGCTGCGGCGGTCGTTCGACGGGCTGGTGCTGGACGGGATGAAGCTGAGCGAGGCGATGCGGGGCGTGGCGCGGTCAATCGCTGACGCGGCCTATTCGGCGGCGTTGAAGCCGGTGCAGGCGCAGATGGGCAGTCTGATCGCTGGCGGGATCGAAGGCATGGTGTCGGGCGTGCTGCCATTCGCGAAGGGCGGCAGTTTCGCGCAGGGCCGGGTGATGCCGTTTGCGCAGGGCGGCGTGGTGACGGGGCCAGTGGCGTTTCCGATGCGCGGCGGCGCGGGATTGATGGGCGAGGCGGGCCCGGAGGCGATCATGCCGCTCAGGCGCGGTGCCGACGGGCGGCTGGGCGTCAGCGCCGAGGGCGGCAGCGCGGCGCGGGCGGTGAGCGTGCAGATCCATGTGAGCACGCCGGATGTGGCCGGGTTCCGGCGCAGCCAGAGCCAGATCGCGGCGGAGATGGGCCGGGCGCTGTCGCGCGGGGCGCGCAACAGGTGA
- a CDS encoding gene transfer agent family protein, with product MVTLDGVAHRAKLTLGALAELEAQLGAESLLDLVARFEAGQFASRDVLALIVAGLRGGGWSGSARDLMSVEIAGGPVAAAQVAAALLARAFALPTPEDVADG from the coding sequence ATGGTGACGCTGGATGGCGTGGCGCACCGGGCGAAGCTGACGCTGGGTGCGCTGGCGGAGTTGGAGGCGCAGCTGGGGGCGGAGAGCCTGCTGGATCTGGTCGCGCGGTTCGAGGCGGGCCAGTTCGCAAGCCGCGATGTGCTGGCGCTGATCGTGGCGGGGCTGCGGGGCGGGGGCTGGTCCGGCAGCGCGCGCGATCTGATGAGCGTGGAGATCGCGGGCGGGCCGGTGGCGGCGGCGCAGGTGGCGGCGGCGCTGCTGGCGCGGGCCTTTGCGCTGCCCACGCCGGAGGATGTTGCGGATGGCTGA
- a CDS encoding rcc01693 family protein yields the protein MAERLDWPGLLRLGLTRLRLRPAEFWALSPVEVLLMLGWAPGAGMAPLTRAGLAQLQAAFPDERGAEQEQTDG from the coding sequence ATGGCTGAGCGGCTGGATTGGCCCGGTTTGCTGCGGCTGGGGTTGACGCGGCTGCGGCTGCGCCCGGCGGAGTTCTGGGCGCTGAGCCCGGTGGAGGTGTTGCTGATGCTGGGATGGGCGCCGGGGGCGGGAATGGCGCCGCTGACGCGGGCCGGGCTGGCCCAGCTACAGGCGGCATTCCCCGACGAGCGCGGGGCGGAACAGGAGCAGACGGATGGATGA
- a CDS encoding DUF2460 domain-containing protein — MAFHEVRFPADLSFGSVGGPERRTEVVTLANGHEERNTPWAHARRRYDAGLGMRSLDDIAALIAFFEARAGQLHGFRWKDWSDWKTGLPSGVPVFDDVELGRGDGATRAVALRKSYVSGGVAYHRPIAKPVAGSVRIGIDGQELREGVHYAVDTATGVVTFTEPPEAGLRITAGFEFDVPVRFDTDRIATSVASFQAGEVPDVPVVELRL, encoded by the coding sequence ATGGCATTTCATGAGGTGCGGTTCCCGGCGGATCTGAGCTTTGGCTCGGTCGGCGGGCCGGAGCGGCGGACAGAGGTGGTGACGCTGGCCAATGGCCATGAGGAGCGCAACACACCGTGGGCCCATGCGCGGCGGCGCTATGATGCGGGGCTGGGGATGCGCTCGCTCGACGATATCGCGGCGCTGATCGCGTTTTTCGAGGCGCGGGCCGGGCAGTTGCATGGCTTTCGTTGGAAGGATTGGAGCGATTGGAAAACCGGGCTGCCTTCGGGCGTGCCCGTATTCGACGATGTGGAACTGGGCCGGGGCGACGGGGCCACGCGCGCGGTGGCGCTGCGCAAAAGCTATGTCTCGGGCGGGGTGGCCTATCACCGGCCCATCGCGAAGCCGGTCGCGGGGTCGGTGCGGATCGGCATCGATGGGCAAGAGCTGCGCGAGGGGGTGCATTACGCGGTCGATACGGCGACGGGGGTCGTGACCTTTACCGAGCCGCCGGAGGCCGGGCTGCGGATCACTGCCGGGTTCGAGTTTGACGTGCCGGTGCGGTTCGACACGGACCGCATCGCCACGTCGGTCGCCAGTTTTCAGGCAGGCGAGGTGCCGGATGTGCCGGTGGTGGAGTTGCGGCTATGA